In Schistocerca americana isolate TAMUIC-IGC-003095 unplaced genomic scaffold, iqSchAmer2.1 HiC_scaffold_22, whole genome shotgun sequence, the following are encoded in one genomic region:
- the LOC124574492 gene encoding molybdenum cofactor biosynthesis protein 1-like, with protein MVDVGSKLVTERTAAARAKVFVGPELMKLVRENGLKKGDVLSIASLAGIVGSKQTSSLIPLCHNISLSSVAVDIELDSALNCVIVTGTAKCRGQTGVEMEALTAVSVSALTVYDMCKAVSHDIVISEIMLVAKSGGTRGDFHRT; from the coding sequence atggtcgacgtgggttcgaagctggtgacagaacggactgctgcagcacgagcaaaggtttttgtgggacccgaactgatgaaactcgtacgagaaaatggcctgaagaaaggtgacgtacttagcaTTGCtagcctggcgggaattgtggggtccaagcagacgtccagccttatccctctgtgtcataacatatctttatcctctgtggctgtggacattgaactggactctgctctcaactgtgtgattgtaactggcacggcaaagtgtagagggcagacgggtgtggagatggaagctctcactgctgtatcggtgtctgccttaacagtgtacgatatgtgcaaagctgtgagtcatgacattgtgatatctgaaataatgcttgtggccaaaagtgggggaactagaggagacttccaccggacatga